A window from Chelmon rostratus isolate fCheRos1 chromosome 13, fCheRos1.pri, whole genome shotgun sequence encodes these proteins:
- the LOC121616231 gene encoding leucine-rich repeat-containing protein 58-like, producing MEIQEGAAAAGDCVLDFSRLSLGAFSVDSISDERKRDTRQLYLNYNRLTSLPSSVSLFCNLEFLDISNNGLSAICEGITRLTRLRTLVAKNNRLDEFSLPKEFGSLQLEVLNFSGNRFEEIPLQCMKLLRLQSLSLGGNRLKSIPAEIENLSSLELLYLGGNLISAIPPEVANLPYLSYLVLCDNRIQSVPPQLTRLHSLRSLSLHNNLLTYLPREILSLVHLQELSLRGNPLVVRFVKEMTYDPPSLLELAGRTIKSRNIPYYPCDLPSNLLRYLDLASKCPNPKCAGVYFDSCVRQIKFVDFCGKYRLPLMHYLCSPECTSPCSSNPQSDADSEDESSVPAYRLQRVLLG from the exons ATGGAGATTCAAGAAGGCGCAGCGGCCGCGGGCGACTGCGTGCTTGACTTTTCTCGTTTGAGCCTCGGCGCTTTTAGCGTTGACAGTATCAGCGACGAGAGGAAAAGGGACACCAGACAACTCTACCTGAACTACAACCGGCTAACCTCGCTGCCCTCGTCAGTCAGCCTTTTCTGCAACCTCGAGTTTTTGGACATCAGCAACAACGGACTGTCGGCCATCTGTGAGGGCATTACACGACTGACCAGGCTGAGGACGCTGGTGGCCAAGAACAACCGGCTGGACGAGTTCTCGTTGCCCAAAGAGTTCGGCTCTCTGCAGCTGGAGGTGTTGAACTTTAGTGGGAACCGATTTGAGGAAATTCCGCTTCAGTGTATGAAACTGCTGCGTCTGCAGTCGCTTTCACTCGGCGGAAACAGACTGAAAAGTATACCTGCAGAGATAGAAAATTTATCCAG tCTGGAGCTGTTGTATCTGGGTGGGAACCTTATCTCAGCCATTCCTCCAGAAGTGGCTAACCTGCCCTACCTCAGTTACCTGGTCCTGTGTGACAACCGCATCCAAAGTGTCCCCCCGCAGCTCACCAG GCTCCACTCACTGAGATCTCTGAGTCTCCACAACAACTTACTCACTTACCTGCCGAGGGAGATTCTCAGCCTGGTGCACCTGCAAGAGCTCAGTCTCCGTGGCAACCCACTGGTGGTGCGCTTTGTCAAGGAGATGACCTACGACCCCCCTTCACTACTTGAGTTAGCGGGACGCACCATCAAGAGCCGAAATATTCCCTACTACCCCTGTGACCTGCCCTCAAACCTGCTGCGTTACCTGGACCTGGCCAGCAAGTGCCCCAACCCCAAGTGTGCAG GCGTCTACTTTGATTCATGTGTGCGCCAGATCAAATTTGTGGACTTCTGTGGAAAGTACCGGCTGCCCCTCATGCACTACCTGTGCTCCCCTGAGTGCACCTCGCCCTGCAGCTCCAACCCGCAGAGCGACGCGGACTCGGAGGACGAGAGCAGCGTGCCCGCTTACCGCCTGCAGAGGGTGCTTCTGGGATAG